The following coding sequences lie in one Deltaproteobacteria bacterium genomic window:
- a CDS encoding acyl-CoA dehydrogenase, giving the protein MDFGFSEEQDLLRAEVRKLLDARCPLEQVRKLMATEPGYSVELWSELAELGWLGLTIPEAFGGAGLSWIDFVVLLEETGRSLFPSPLVSTTLAAAAILDSGSEEQKARWLPGLADGTRIGTLALLEASDLIAPSGITLLGKPDGDSFLLSGRKHFVADAGAANLFVVAFRTGAGAEDLALAVLDGGAPGVRATSQATMDQTKRVGTLALDGARVPKSALLGPPGRAWPAIERLFDRGAIATTGEMIGAAEAALALTVQYAKDRIQFGHPIGKYQGVKHPLAEMYVDVESTKSLLYYAAWALGESPAEVPRSASLAKAYASDAFARIGIDGVQLHGAVGYTAEYDIQLYLKRSKWARPAFGDSDFHYERVARLGGL; this is encoded by the coding sequence ATGGATTTCGGCTTCTCCGAGGAACAGGACCTGCTGCGCGCCGAGGTGCGAAAGCTGCTCGACGCGCGCTGCCCGCTCGAGCAGGTGCGAAAGCTCATGGCGACCGAGCCGGGCTACTCGGTCGAGCTCTGGTCGGAGCTCGCGGAGCTCGGCTGGCTCGGCCTCACGATTCCCGAGGCGTTCGGCGGGGCGGGCCTCTCCTGGATCGACTTCGTCGTGCTGCTCGAAGAGACCGGGCGCTCGCTGTTCCCATCGCCGCTCGTCTCGACCACGCTCGCGGCCGCCGCGATCCTCGATTCGGGAAGCGAGGAGCAGAAGGCGCGCTGGCTGCCCGGGCTCGCCGACGGCACCCGGATCGGGACGCTGGCGCTGCTCGAGGCGAGCGACCTGATCGCGCCGTCCGGCATCACGCTGCTCGGCAAGCCCGACGGCGACTCGTTCCTGCTCTCCGGCCGCAAGCACTTCGTCGCCGACGCGGGCGCCGCGAACCTGTTCGTGGTCGCGTTCCGCACTGGCGCGGGCGCCGAGGACCTCGCGCTGGCCGTGCTCGACGGCGGCGCGCCCGGCGTGCGCGCGACGAGCCAGGCGACGATGGACCAGACCAAGCGCGTCGGAACGCTCGCGCTCGACGGCGCTCGCGTGCCGAAGAGCGCGCTGCTCGGTCCGCCCGGCCGCGCCTGGCCCGCGATCGAGCGGCTCTTCGACCGCGGCGCGATCGCGACCACCGGCGAGATGATCGGCGCCGCCGAAGCCGCGCTCGCGCTCACCGTCCAGTACGCGAAGGACCGGATCCAGTTCGGCCATCCGATCGGCAAGTACCAGGGCGTGAAGCACCCGCTGGCCGAGATGTACGTCGACGTCGAGTCGACCAAGTCGCTGCTCTACTACGCGGCCTGGGCGCTCGGCGAGAGCCCGGCCGAGGTGCCCCGCTCGGCGTCGCTCGCGAAGGCCTACGCCAGCGACGCGTTCGCCCGCATCGGCATCGACGGCGTGCAGCTGCACGGCGCGGTGGGCTACACCGCGGAGTACGACATCCAGCTCTACCTGAAGCGCTCGAAGTGGGCCCGGCCGGCGTTCGGCGATTCCGACTTCCACTACGAGCGCGTCGCCCGGCTCGGAGGCCTGTGA
- a CDS encoding vitamin B12-dependent ribonucleotide reductase: MTGGSAGGGGANEGSVLREIPIRRHFTRAGEDVYASVEWARRAAKISAENGDAVFEQPDVEVPESWSAIATNIVASKYFRGHLGQPSRESSVKQLIGRVVETLRKWGRSGGYFADAEQEQTFVDELTYLLLHQKVSFNSPVRFNLGVADPDGRLVPQQASACFINSVEDSMTSIMDLAKTEALLFKGGSGAGTNLSTIRSSKETLAGGGIASGPVSFMRGFDSFAGVIRSGGKTRRAAKMVILNADHPDVLDFVRCKAQEETKAWALIDAGFDGRFNVQGGAYDSIQYQNANHSVRVSDVFMKSVVNGGTWQTRAVTSGKVVDTLPARDLMREIATAAHVCGDPGLQYDTTINRWNPVKNSGRINATNPCSEFIFLDDTACNLASFNLLKFADESGTFRTEDFAQAVDTMILAMEIIVDPADYPTPKIAKNSQTLRPLGLGYANLGALIMLNGLAYDSDEGRNLCAAITSLMTGRSYHRSAEIAARMGPFAEYEKNRAPFLEVIGLHSEYGDRVPAEGVPGDLHRAARESWHRALEAGRRSGFRNAQVTVIAPTGTIAFMMDCDTTGIEPDIALVKYKQLVGGGMLKIVNRTVPAALARRGYSKTRMEAILEYINEHDTIEGAPGLEPEHLSIFDCAFTSAHGMRSIHYMGHIRMMAAAQPFLSGGISKTVNLPKEATIADIEEAYTEGWRLGLKSLAVYRDGSKRTQPLKTKADASEAKAAVALVAAPAAAEPEPRRRKLPDVRNARTHKFSIQGHDGYLTVGLYEDGTPGEVFLKMSKEGSTVSGLVDTIAVMTSISLQYGVPLKALVDKFSHTRFEPSGYTPNPEIPYAKSVTDYVFRWLGLNFPTGESAGSDDDDLADDVILESPARASGGERVVPIRGGSASEPRRSSSQDDAPACLSCGSIMVRTGTCYGCPSCGESGGCG; encoded by the coding sequence ATGACGGGCGGATCGGCGGGCGGCGGCGGCGCGAACGAGGGGAGCGTCCTGCGCGAGATTCCGATCCGCCGGCACTTCACGCGCGCGGGCGAGGACGTGTACGCGTCCGTCGAATGGGCCCGGCGCGCGGCGAAGATCAGCGCGGAGAACGGCGACGCCGTCTTCGAGCAGCCCGACGTCGAGGTGCCCGAGAGCTGGTCGGCCATCGCCACGAACATCGTCGCCTCGAAGTATTTCCGCGGGCATCTCGGTCAGCCTTCGCGCGAGTCGAGCGTGAAGCAGCTGATCGGCCGGGTCGTCGAGACGCTGCGCAAGTGGGGCCGAAGCGGCGGCTACTTCGCCGACGCCGAGCAGGAGCAGACCTTCGTCGACGAGCTCACCTATCTGCTCCTGCACCAGAAGGTCTCGTTCAACTCGCCCGTCCGGTTCAACCTGGGCGTGGCCGATCCCGACGGGCGGCTGGTGCCGCAGCAGGCCAGCGCCTGCTTCATCAACTCGGTCGAGGACTCGATGACCTCGATCATGGACCTCGCGAAGACGGAGGCGCTGCTCTTCAAGGGCGGGTCCGGCGCGGGAACGAATCTGTCGACGATCCGCAGCTCGAAGGAGACGCTCGCGGGCGGGGGAATCGCCAGCGGCCCGGTCTCGTTCATGCGCGGCTTCGACTCGTTCGCGGGCGTGATCCGCTCCGGCGGCAAGACGCGGCGCGCCGCGAAGATGGTGATCCTGAACGCCGACCACCCCGACGTGCTCGACTTCGTGCGCTGCAAGGCCCAGGAAGAGACGAAGGCGTGGGCGCTGATCGACGCCGGCTTCGACGGGCGCTTCAACGTGCAGGGCGGCGCCTACGACTCGATCCAGTACCAGAACGCGAATCACTCGGTGCGCGTCTCCGACGTGTTCATGAAGTCGGTGGTGAACGGCGGAACCTGGCAGACCCGCGCCGTCACGAGCGGCAAGGTGGTCGACACGCTCCCGGCGCGCGACCTGATGCGCGAGATCGCGACGGCCGCGCACGTCTGCGGCGACCCCGGCCTGCAGTACGACACCACGATCAACCGCTGGAACCCGGTCAAGAACTCGGGCCGCATCAACGCCACCAATCCGTGCAGCGAGTTCATCTTCCTGGACGACACCGCGTGCAATCTCGCGTCGTTCAACCTGCTGAAGTTCGCCGACGAGTCGGGCACGTTCAGGACGGAGGACTTCGCGCAGGCGGTCGACACGATGATCCTGGCGATGGAGATCATCGTCGATCCGGCCGACTACCCGACGCCGAAGATCGCGAAGAACAGCCAGACGCTGCGGCCGCTCGGGCTGGGCTACGCGAACCTGGGCGCGCTGATCATGCTGAACGGCCTGGCCTACGACAGCGACGAGGGCCGCAACCTCTGCGCCGCGATCACGTCGCTCATGACCGGGCGTTCCTACCACCGCTCGGCCGAGATCGCGGCGCGGATGGGTCCGTTCGCGGAGTACGAGAAGAACCGCGCGCCGTTCCTGGAAGTGATCGGCCTGCACAGCGAGTACGGCGATCGCGTGCCGGCCGAGGGCGTGCCGGGCGACCTGCACCGCGCGGCGCGAGAGAGCTGGCACCGCGCGCTCGAGGCCGGGCGGCGCTCGGGCTTCCGCAACGCGCAGGTCACCGTGATCGCTCCGACCGGAACGATCGCCTTCATGATGGACTGCGACACCACGGGGATCGAGCCGGACATCGCGCTCGTGAAGTACAAGCAGCTCGTCGGCGGCGGCATGCTGAAGATCGTGAATCGCACCGTGCCGGCGGCGCTGGCGCGGCGGGGCTACTCGAAGACTCGGATGGAGGCGATCCTCGAATACATCAACGAGCACGACACGATCGAGGGCGCGCCCGGGCTCGAGCCCGAGCACCTGTCGATCTTCGACTGCGCGTTCACGTCGGCGCACGGCATGCGCTCGATCCACTACATGGGTCACATCCGCATGATGGCCGCTGCGCAGCCGTTCCTCTCCGGCGGAATCTCGAAGACCGTGAACCTGCCGAAAGAGGCGACGATCGCGGACATCGAGGAGGCGTACACGGAGGGCTGGCGGCTGGGGCTCAAGTCGCTCGCGGTCTACCGCGACGGCTCGAAGCGCACGCAGCCGCTGAAGACGAAGGCGGACGCGAGCGAGGCGAAGGCCGCGGTCGCGCTCGTCGCCGCGCCGGCGGCGGCCGAGCCGGAGCCGCGCCGACGCAAGCTCCCGGACGTGCGCAACGCGCGGACGCACAAGTTCTCGATCCAGGGCCACGACGGCTATCTGACCGTCGGGCTGTACGAGGACGGCACGCCCGGTGAAGTGTTCCTGAAGATGTCGAAGGAGGGCTCGACCGTCTCGGGTCTGGTGGACACGATCGCGGTCATGACCTCGATCTCGCTGCAGTACGGCGTGCCGCTGAAGGCGCTGGTCGACAAGTTCAGCCACACGCGCTTCGAGCCCTCGGGCTACACGCCCAACCCCGAGATCCCGTACGCGAAGTCGGTGACCGACTACGTATTCCGCTGGCTCGGTCTGAACTTCCCGACCGGCGAATCCGCGGGGAGCGACGACGACGATCTGGCCGACGACGTGATCCTGGAGTCGCCCGCGCGCGCGAGCGGCGGCGAGCGCGTGGTCCCGATCCGCGGCGGAAGCGCGAGCGAGCCGCGCCGGAGCAGCAGCCAGGATGACGCGCCCGCGTGTCTCAGCTGCGGCTCGATCATGGTTCGCACGGGCACCTGCTACGGCTGCCCGAGCTGCGGCGAGTCCGGCGGCTGCGGCTGA
- a CDS encoding DUF3617 domain-containing protein, which yields MKANLALVVLAIAATAISATASAQQLEPGLWEVSSKMTSASGELEKATAQMQKDLAAMPPEQRKMMEDMMAKQGMKMGAGGPGEMIARTCITAEMIERNEIPAQQGKCKTTAKPRSGNTTKMSFVCTDPPSSGEGEFTVVGPQAYSSKMVVRTTAQGKPETMNMDSSGKWLGADCGSSKPMASPASR from the coding sequence GTGAAAGCGAATCTCGCGCTCGTCGTCCTCGCGATCGCAGCAACCGCGATCTCCGCAACCGCGTCCGCACAGCAGCTCGAGCCCGGCCTCTGGGAAGTCAGCAGCAAGATGACGAGCGCCAGCGGAGAGCTCGAGAAGGCCACCGCCCAGATGCAGAAGGATCTGGCCGCCATGCCGCCCGAGCAGCGCAAGATGATGGAAGACATGATGGCCAAGCAGGGCATGAAGATGGGCGCGGGCGGCCCGGGCGAGATGATCGCGAGGACCTGCATCACCGCGGAGATGATCGAACGCAACGAGATCCCGGCGCAGCAGGGCAAGTGCAAGACCACCGCGAAGCCGCGCTCCGGTAACACCACGAAGATGAGCTTCGTCTGCACCGACCCGCCCTCGAGTGGAGAGGGCGAGTTCACCGTCGTTGGCCCGCAGGCCTACAGCTCGAAGATGGTGGTTCGCACGACCGCGCAGGGAAAGCCCGAGACGATGAACATGGATTCGTCCGGCAAGTGGCTCGGCGCGGACTGCGGGAGCAGCAAGCCGATGGCGTCGCCGGCGAGTCGCTAG
- a CDS encoding electron transfer flavoprotein-ubiquinone oxidoreductase: MLAAMSETVERERLDVDLLFVGGGVATLASVIRLADLCKAQNLEMPAVLVIEKAPEIGGHQLSGAMMDPRGLAELMPDFLEQGFPFHYQCTEDYTWAMTPNRVITVPVTPPPFVNHGNYAISLSDVVKWLGAKAEERGIEIYPGFAAAKPIFDGKRVVGVQVQDRGVDKDGSPKSVFEAGPEIHAKCVIFGEGTRGSCTKILIDELGLAGSNPQAYETGIKEIWRIRPENHRPGRVVHTMGWPHDPTTFGGGWIYDLKDSCISIGFVTGLDYDNPHTDPHDLMQRWKTHPRMRELLEGGECIRYGAKTMPAGGYFSFPKLFADGALLIGDAAGTCNGERLKGVHLAIKSGMLAAEALVGAIRKDDYSAQTLESYSRLFHESWLAKEHFKARNFHGSFKYVSKMPRWLGWLRQLPWLVNGQALPMVTGGRGLLKQVHTHPDHEHMMKLSELTPKEQAKKQKVAYDNKLTFDKVTAVALAGSRHEVDQPHHLKVADTDLCATRCTREYGNPCENFCPAAVYEMIPDAAAPNGRRLVIHHENCVHCKTCDVADPYAQITWTTPEGGDGPDYTNM, from the coding sequence ATGCTCGCCGCCATGAGTGAGACCGTGGAGCGCGAGCGACTGGACGTGGATCTTCTCTTCGTGGGTGGGGGCGTGGCGACGCTCGCGAGCGTGATTCGCCTGGCCGACCTGTGCAAGGCGCAGAACCTCGAGATGCCCGCGGTGCTCGTGATCGAGAAGGCGCCCGAGATCGGCGGCCACCAGCTTTCCGGCGCGATGATGGATCCGCGCGGCCTCGCGGAGCTGATGCCGGACTTCCTGGAGCAGGGGTTCCCGTTCCACTACCAGTGCACGGAGGACTACACCTGGGCGATGACGCCGAACCGGGTGATCACGGTTCCGGTCACGCCGCCGCCGTTCGTGAATCACGGCAACTACGCGATCTCGCTGTCCGACGTCGTGAAGTGGCTGGGGGCGAAAGCGGAGGAGCGCGGGATCGAGATCTACCCCGGCTTCGCGGCCGCGAAGCCGATCTTCGACGGCAAGCGCGTGGTCGGCGTGCAGGTCCAGGACCGAGGCGTCGACAAGGATGGCAGCCCGAAGTCCGTCTTCGAGGCCGGGCCGGAGATCCACGCCAAGTGCGTGATCTTCGGAGAGGGAACGCGCGGATCCTGCACCAAGATCCTGATCGACGAGCTCGGGCTCGCCGGCTCGAACCCGCAGGCGTACGAGACGGGAATCAAGGAGATCTGGCGGATCCGCCCGGAGAACCACCGGCCCGGCCGCGTCGTGCACACGATGGGCTGGCCTCACGACCCGACCACGTTCGGCGGCGGCTGGATCTACGATCTCAAGGACTCGTGCATCTCGATCGGCTTCGTGACCGGACTCGACTACGACAACCCGCACACCGATCCGCACGACCTGATGCAGCGCTGGAAGACGCACCCGCGCATGCGCGAGCTGCTCGAGGGCGGCGAGTGCATCCGCTACGGCGCGAAGACCATGCCCGCCGGCGGCTACTTCTCGTTCCCGAAGCTCTTCGCCGACGGTGCGCTGCTGATCGGCGACGCCGCCGGCACCTGCAACGGCGAGCGTCTGAAGGGCGTGCACCTGGCGATCAAGAGCGGAATGCTCGCGGCCGAGGCGCTCGTGGGGGCGATCCGGAAGGACGACTACTCCGCGCAGACGCTCGAGAGCTATTCGCGGCTCTTCCACGAGAGCTGGCTCGCCAAGGAGCACTTCAAGGCGCGAAACTTCCACGGCTCGTTCAAGTACGTGTCGAAGATGCCGCGCTGGCTCGGCTGGCTGCGCCAGCTGCCGTGGCTCGTGAACGGCCAGGCGCTCCCGATGGTCACGGGCGGCCGCGGCCTGCTGAAGCAGGTGCACACGCACCCCGACCACGAGCACATGATGAAGCTCTCGGAGCTCACGCCGAAGGAGCAGGCGAAGAAGCAGAAGGTCGCCTACGACAACAAGCTGACCTTCGACAAGGTGACCGCGGTCGCGCTCGCCGGATCGCGGCACGAGGTCGACCAGCCGCACCACCTGAAGGTCGCCGACACGGACCTGTGCGCGACCCGATGCACGCGTGAGTACGGAAACCCCTGCGAGAACTTCTGCCCCGCCGCCGTCTACGAGATGATCCCCGACGCCGCCGCGCCGAACGGCAGGCGCCTGGTGATCCACCACGAGAACTGCGTGCACTGCAAGACCTGCGACGTCGCCGATCCGTACGCGCAGATCACCTGGACCACGCCCGAAGGCGGCGACGGGCCCGACTACACGAACATGTGA
- a CDS encoding prolipoprotein diacylglyceryl transferase: protein MYPVLFEIFGFPISTFGVMVAAGFLAGGFLAARSFERAGLPGKAAWDMVTWCVVGGLLGAKLWYVAEQVARDGGASAFELLTSRGGITWYGGFLGGTILGLWAAHSSKVPLLTAANCAAPSLAVGQALGRIGCFLVGDDYGVRSDVPWAVAFPQGLPPTIDPATNEVFRVHATMLYETLWLLPVGALLWRRRARSPFLFGEYLMLSGIGRLVIESYRLNPILVGPFSNAQVVALVCIAIGASGWLWLRANPAAAATRAKG from the coding sequence GTGTACCCGGTCCTCTTCGAGATCTTCGGCTTTCCCATCTCGACCTTCGGAGTGATGGTCGCGGCCGGCTTTCTCGCCGGTGGCTTTCTCGCGGCGCGTTCCTTCGAACGGGCGGGCCTGCCGGGGAAGGCGGCCTGGGACATGGTCACCTGGTGCGTGGTGGGCGGCCTGCTCGGCGCGAAGCTCTGGTACGTGGCGGAGCAGGTCGCGCGCGACGGGGGCGCGAGCGCATTCGAGCTGCTCACCTCTCGCGGCGGGATCACCTGGTACGGCGGATTTCTGGGCGGGACGATTCTCGGTCTGTGGGCCGCGCACTCGAGCAAGGTGCCGCTGCTCACGGCCGCGAACTGCGCCGCGCCTTCACTCGCCGTCGGTCAGGCGCTGGGTCGGATCGGCTGCTTCCTCGTCGGCGACGATTACGGCGTGCGCTCCGACGTCCCCTGGGCGGTGGCTTTCCCGCAGGGCCTTCCGCCGACGATCGACCCCGCGACGAACGAGGTCTTCCGCGTCCATGCGACGATGCTGTACGAGACGCTCTGGCTGCTCCCCGTCGGAGCGTTGCTCTGGCGCCGGCGCGCGCGCTCGCCGTTCTTGTTCGGCGAGTACCTGATGCTCTCCGGCATCGGCCGGCTCGTGATCGAGAGCTATCGCTTGAATCCGATCCTGGTCGGCCCGTTCTCGAATGCGCAGGTCGTCGCGCTGGTGTGCATCGCGATCGGCGCGTCGGGCTGGCTGTGGCTGCGGGCGAATCCGGCCGCAGCCGCGACACGCGCTAAGGGCTGA
- a CDS encoding NAD(P)/FAD-dependent oxidoreductase codes for MSPRGSVAVIGAGPAGAFCAERLARAGFAVTIYDPSHPREKPCGGGVTPGAFEKYPELASIRSSGRPASVVRMRGPRDRVLTVPLARPIEIFSRRIFDSLLLDRARKAGAELRVERARQISADAAGARVDSARYDFVVGADGAASIVRRSLLGAKPGGPASYATAGFHVEGLDEREIYIEFVREWAGYLWVFPRPGHCSVGVAAPIGAESGAKLSARVVEMLAKRYPGSLELAREPYAASIPVGGGPVAGARFALIGDAANANDAISGEGIQHALDSAALLADALDEAGADAAPALYTERWSEGAGGELEACARLARRLYRPRTVDFSLALAARSRRARLLMADMLMVAQPYTGLGRRLLRDALRPPGSRSDG; via the coding sequence ATGAGCCCGCGGGGTTCGGTCGCGGTCATCGGCGCGGGCCCGGCCGGCGCCTTCTGCGCCGAGCGCCTCGCGCGCGCCGGCTTCGCGGTCACGATCTACGATCCCTCCCACCCGCGCGAGAAGCCCTGCGGAGGCGGAGTCACGCCGGGCGCGTTCGAGAAGTACCCGGAGCTCGCCTCGATCCGGAGCTCGGGTCGCCCCGCCTCGGTCGTGCGCATGCGCGGGCCACGCGATCGCGTGCTCACCGTACCGCTCGCCCGCCCGATCGAGATCTTCTCGCGCCGGATCTTCGACTCGCTCCTGCTCGACCGCGCGCGCAAGGCCGGCGCGGAGCTTCGGGTCGAACGGGCGCGGCAGATCTCCGCCGACGCTGCGGGCGCGCGGGTCGACTCGGCGCGCTACGACTTCGTCGTCGGCGCCGATGGGGCGGCTTCGATCGTGCGCCGCTCGCTCCTGGGCGCCAAGCCCGGCGGCCCCGCGAGCTACGCCACGGCCGGCTTCCACGTCGAAGGTCTGGACGAACGCGAGATCTACATCGAGTTCGTGCGCGAGTGGGCGGGCTACCTGTGGGTGTTCCCGCGGCCCGGACACTGCTCGGTCGGAGTTGCCGCGCCGATCGGCGCCGAGAGCGGCGCGAAGCTCTCGGCGCGCGTGGTCGAGATGCTCGCCAAGCGCTACCCGGGGAGCCTCGAGCTCGCGCGCGAGCCCTACGCCGCGAGCATTCCCGTCGGCGGGGGACCCGTCGCGGGCGCGCGCTTCGCGCTGATCGGCGACGCGGCCAACGCGAACGACGCGATCAGCGGCGAGGGCATCCAGCACGCGCTCGACTCGGCCGCGCTTCTCGCCGACGCGCTCGACGAGGCGGGCGCCGACGCCGCGCCCGCTCTCTACACCGAGCGGTGGAGCGAAGGCGCGGGTGGCGAGCTCGAGGCCTGCGCACGACTCGCCCGTCGCCTCTACCGCCCTCGCACCGTCGACTTCTCGCTGGCGCTCGCCGCCCGTAGCCGGCGCGCGCGATTGCTGATGGCCGACATGCTGATGGTCGCGCAACCCTACACCGGGCTCGGTCGGCGGTTGCTTCGCGACGCGCTTCGCCCGCCCGGCTCTCGAAGCGACGGCTAG
- a CDS encoding lytic transglycosylase domain-containing protein: MNDLAKLRRIALLGGLLLLLGSALLDRAGATSGMLAAVSSGPASEPDGALRRGVVAALEAKAPRLDRLLSARIAASIARCGREQALAPDLVLAVLMQESSGRPGARSSKGAIGLMQVMPHMYEVLALPGSATHVEANIEAGCRLLADNIRRLGEERGISSYCWGNAIGNDYYLRRIQQLRRDLRPYLNDGSASGPSAPVSG, translated from the coding sequence ATGAACGACCTTGCCAAGCTTCGCCGGATCGCTCTGCTAGGCGGTCTCCTCCTGCTGCTGGGCAGCGCGCTTCTCGATCGCGCCGGCGCGACATCAGGGATGCTGGCCGCGGTGTCCTCCGGCCCCGCGAGCGAGCCGGACGGCGCGCTGCGCCGCGGCGTGGTCGCCGCGCTCGAGGCGAAGGCGCCGCGTCTGGACCGACTGCTCTCGGCGCGAATCGCCGCCAGCATCGCGCGCTGCGGCCGCGAGCAGGCGCTCGCACCCGACCTCGTGCTCGCGGTGCTGATGCAGGAGAGCAGCGGTCGGCCAGGCGCGCGGAGCTCGAAGGGGGCGATCGGCCTGATGCAGGTGATGCCGCACATGTACGAGGTGCTGGCTCTGCCCGGCAGCGCGACGCACGTCGAGGCGAACATCGAGGCGGGCTGTCGCCTGCTCGCGGACAACATCCGCAGACTCGGCGAGGAGCGCGGAATCAGCAGCTACTGCTGGGGCAACGCCATCGGCAACGACTACTACCTGCGGCGCATCCAGCAGCTTCGCCGCGACCTGCGACCCTACCTGAACGACGGGAGCGCAAGCGGCCCGAGCGCTCCGGTCAGCGGATGA
- a CDS encoding MFS transporter — MPVVDQAVDRELVAALGRAVGIREQLRQRKAEDLLRARRILDQASRHGARRLELTQQDQQLIPRLGEQGLGLGFGLEHAASAGLDDAPEGVGEGPGRRSLGHHLLQPWAVAVGQVEPFAELHGLVEERAHGEVEELLGLDFGPRPFEIEAEERVALLLQSVERAVLRVAHQARDGLEREPSRAQILAQGSREHERLHEVAHHLGKPSLAELHVSTSRLGGLPPRMQTTMSEAKRHRRLAVGIIFTTILIDFVGFSILIPVLPGFVERLGIDAFHIGLITALYALGLVLFLPLWGWISDRVGRRPVLLVSLLGTVFSFVMLAIAQTLPTVLIARFLGGFFGASIGTAQAYMTDLTDEDSRAQGMGLIGAASGVGIVLGTALGGILGGIDPALPFYATAGVAALNFVLALFALPESKAPVPARGGWRGLARALVPAPLLVMASVHGRSQRLFLYLFFHMFFAFSVVDAMFPLFAAARFDWNETQTGLFIAAVAIVLGASQGLLVGRLSRALGETRMTMVGLTLTGISIAGMSASHGFATLSLCSVGMALGAGITIPAFTSLFSKVCGAHEAGETMSQSQAMLHTGRTIGALCWGWVFASIGPGAPFLFAGIALLGALVVFLAFSRVLLPQA, encoded by the coding sequence ATGCCCGTTGTCGATCAGGCTGTCGATCGCGAGCTGGTAGCCGCGCTCGGCCGAGCCGTAGGTATCCGCGAGCAGCTGCGCCAGCGGAAGGCCGAAGACCTGCTGCGCGCGCGCCGGATCCTCGACCAGGCTTCGCGCCACGGCGCCCGACGACTCGAGCTGACGCAGCAGGACCAGCAGCTGATCCCGCGTCTCGGAGAACAGGGTCTCGGCCTCGGATTCGGACTCGAGCATGCGGCGTCGGCCGGCCTCGACGACGCGCCAGAAGGTGTCGGCGAGGGGCCCGGTCGCCGATCCCTCGGCCATCATCTTCTGCAGCCGTGGGCCGTAGCGGTCGGTCAGGTAGAACCCTTCGCGGAACTTCATGGTCTCGTGGAAGAGCGCGCCCACGGCGAGGTCGAAGAACTCCTCGGCCTGGACTTCGGTCCTCGGCCGTTCGAAATCGAGGCGGAAGAGCGCGTGGCACTCCTCCTTCAGTCGGTAGAGCGCGCTGTCCTCCGCGTCGCCCACCAAGCGCGTGACGGTCTGGAACGAGAGCCGTCCCGCGCGCAGATCCTCGCCCAGGGTTCGCGCGAGCACGAACGCCTCCATGAAGTCGCGCACCACCTGGGCAAGCCTTCGCTCGCGGAGCTCCACGTATCGACCTCCCGCCTCGGCGGATTGCCCCCTAGAATGCAGACAACGATGAGTGAAGCCAAGCGACACCGCCGCCTCGCCGTCGGAATCATCTTCACCACGATCCTGATCGACTTCGTCGGCTTCTCGATCCTGATCCCCGTGCTGCCCGGTTTCGTCGAGAGGCTCGGAATCGACGCGTTCCACATCGGCCTGATCACGGCGCTCTACGCGCTGGGCCTGGTTCTGTTCCTGCCGCTCTGGGGTTGGATCTCGGATCGCGTGGGGCGAAGGCCGGTGCTGCTCGTCTCGCTCCTCGGAACGGTGTTCTCGTTCGTGATGCTCGCGATCGCCCAGACGCTGCCGACCGTGCTGATCGCGAGATTTCTCGGCGGATTCTTCGGCGCGAGCATCGGCACGGCGCAGGCGTACATGACCGACCTCACCGACGAGGATTCACGCGCGCAGGGAATGGGTCTGATCGGCGCGGCTTCCGGCGTCGGAATCGTGCTCGGCACCGCGCTCGGGGGAATCCTCGGCGGCATCGATCCGGCGCTGCCGTTCTACGCGACGGCGGGCGTGGCCGCGCTGAACTTCGTGCTCGCCCTGTTCGCGCTCCCGGAATCCAAGGCCCCGGTTCCCGCGCGTGGCGGCTGGCGCGGGCTCGCGCGCGCGCTGGTGCCCGCTCCGCTTCTCGTCATGGCGAGCGTCCACGGGCGCAGCCAGCGCCTCTTCCTATATCTGTTCTTCCACATGTTCTTCGCGTTCTCCGTGGTCGACGCGATGTTCCCGCTCTTCGCGGCCGCTCGCTTCGACTGGAACGAGACGCAGACCGGGCTCTTCATCGCGGCCGTCGCGATCGTGCTGGGGGCGAGCCAGGGGCTGCTCGTCGGCCGCCTCTCTCGCGCGCTCGGCGAGACGCGAATGACCATGGTCGGCCTGACGCTGACGGGGATCTCGATCGCGGGAATGTCCGCAAGCCACGGCTTCGCGACGCTCTCGCTCTGCTCGGTCGGCATGGCGCTCGGCGCGGGGATCACGATCCCGGCGTTCACGAGCTTGTTCTCGAAGGTCTGCGGCGCGCACGAGGCGGGCGAGACGATGTCGCAGAGCCAGGCCATGCTGCACACGGGCCGCACGATCGGCGCCTTGTGCTGGGGCTGGGTCTTCGCGTCGATCGGCCCCGGGGCGCCGTTCCTGTTCGCCGGCATCGCATTGCTCGGCGCGCTCGTGGTCTTCCTGGCCTTCTCGCGGGTGCTGCTGCCCCAAGCCTGA